A DNA window from Kitasatospora atroaurantiaca contains the following coding sequences:
- a CDS encoding DUF427 domain-containing protein has protein sequence MATARWNGEVLAESDETTIVEGNHYFPPGSVRMALLSPSATSTYCSWKGTASYYTVRVADAENPDAAWFYADPSPDAAHIAGHVAFWRGVEISD, from the coding sequence ATGGCTACTGCGCGATGGAACGGCGAGGTGCTCGCCGAGAGCGACGAGACCACGATCGTGGAGGGCAACCACTACTTCCCTCCCGGCTCGGTCCGGATGGCGCTCCTGAGCCCGTCCGCGACCAGCACGTACTGCTCGTGGAAGGGCACCGCCTCCTACTACACGGTGCGGGTCGCGGACGCGGAGAACCCGGACGCCGCGTGGTTCTACGCCGACCCGAGCCCCGACGCCGCGCACATCGCCGGTCATGTCGCCTTCTGGCGGGGCGTCGAGATCAGCGACTGA